In Plodia interpunctella isolate USDA-ARS_2022_Savannah chromosome 19, ilPloInte3.2, whole genome shotgun sequence, a genomic segment contains:
- the LOC128678479 gene encoding nuclear speckle splicing regulatory protein 1-like isoform X4: protein MRDEMSLALKAGLISPATSVSPRPVTALDSLGHDEDSIIYAFLEDAIKKEKKKERQSRRHDDYRPGQRHTSVTHRHRHHHHHRRRCEEALSRDRDKSIKDLSPVPAFNQAALFETFAKLCAQFNEKSSAQYEKQTVQRSHSHKSLQCEVMSKHDYHDVDQRPTRLLNRTEEQSRENVGRIRSQDNFRGRPSHDRVAVHSRPDRAEKKEKCNYCPSYDKEIDYVSKLDLTSSRMRTTEDRYQDYQQNLPDINFPEQYKTRPPQEYRDFRDYEWERRNYEEKRYVDQRTSRSFDVREHRDCYPEEEKWRRTTRSDNPKDRRYDQRYRRYEDRDKYYEDRTDRDRYNMPQRDNRRSRRISDRFERNSVASREDDYRDRDRYSEKERDSGLSVADGENSTVSGKSNYLRVMKQEIVEQREAMDKMMKLWKELMRCFKGLSPQTQGQEKAVHENAANVRDSAAAQLRLWRECMRRYETVARDVGDTDARLMEEINKQRSEMAEMASMWQECLQRYREMSTDFNSLKQQLTPPEPTRLPAAPPVACAEGEGSAPAAPYRLPPNYPPQIPAMAGYGSPLRQNASVPPAWWWSSPRRRSSPDSRGSRDRERERRHRQKGGRDDTRYKDKPSKPSAARSEHRHRKR from the exons AT GAGAGATGAAATGTCACTGGCGTTAAAGGCTGGATTGATATCGCCCGCGACATCGGTTTCTCCGCGCCCG GTGACTGCTTTGGACTCATTAGGCCACGACGAAGATTCAATTATCTACGCGTTTTTGGAAGATGCCATCAaaaaggaaaagaaaaa GGAGCGGCAGTCTCGCCGCCACGACGACTACCGGCCGGGCCAGCGCCACACCTCGGTGACGCACCGCCACagacaccaccaccaccatcGCAGACGGTGTGAAGAGGCGTTATCCAGGGACAGGGACAA GTCAATAAAAGATTTGTCTCCAGTGCCGGCCTTCAACCAAGCCGCTCTATTTGAAACTTTTGCAAAGTTGTGCGCTCAGTTCAATGAAAAATCTTCAGCGCAGTATGAGAAACAGACGGTG cAACGTTCGCACAGCCACAAATCTCTACAGTGCGAGGTGATGTCCAAACACGACTACCATGATGTTGACCAGCGACCCACCAGACTGCTGAATCGGACCGAGGAGCAGTCCAGAGAGAATGTCGGCAGGATTAGAAGCCAGGACAATTTCCGCGGGCGTCCAAGCCACGATAGGGTTGCAGTCCACTCCCGACCCGACAGGGCAGAGAAAAAAGAGAAATGCAATTACTGCCCTTCATATGATAAGGAAATTGATTATGTCAGCAAACTAGATTTAACCAGTTCCAGAATGCGAACCACAGAAGACAGGTATCAGGATTATCAACAAAACCTGCCAGATATAAACTTCCCCGAGCAATACAAAACTCGGCCACCACAAGAGTACAGGGATTTTCGGGATTACGAATGGGAGCGCAGGAATTATGAGGAAAAACGGTATGTTGATCAGAGGACGAGTAGAAGCTTTGACGTCAGGGAGCACAGGGACTGTTACCCTGAAGAGGAGAAGTGGCGGAGGACGACCAGAAGCGACAACCCTAAAGACAGGCGTTATGATCAAAGGTATCGCAGATACGAAGACAGGGATAAGTACTATGAAGATAGGACTGATCGAGACAGGTACAACATGCCTCAGAGGGACAACAGGCGCTCCAGACGCATCTCGGACAGGTTCGAGAGGAACTCTGTAGCTTCGAGGGAAGACGACTACAGGGATAGAGATAGATATTCAGAGAAGGAGAGGGATTCTGGGCTGAGTGTGGCTGACGGTGAAAACAGCACTGTGAGTGGGAAGAGCAACTACCTCCGGGTAatgaaa CAGGAGATCGTGGAGCAGCGAGAGGCGATGGACAAGATGATGAAACTGTGGAAGGAGCTAATGCGGTGCTTCAAGGGGCTGTCGCCGCAGACGCAAGGACAGGAAAAAGCTGTTCAC GAAAACGCAGCCAACGTGAGGGACTCAGCGGCGGCGCAGTTACGGCTGTGGCGCGAGTGCATGCGGCGCTACGAGACCGTGGCGCGGGACGTCGGCGACACCGACGCCAGGCTCATG GAGGAGATCAACAAGCAGCGGTCTGAAATGGCGGAGATGGCCAGCATGTGGCAGGAGTGTCTCCAGCGGTACCGCGAGATGAGCACGGACTTCAACAGTCTCAAACAACAG TTGACGCCCCCCGAGCCCACTCGGTTGCCGGCGGCGCCGCCGGTCGCGTGCGCGGAGGGCGAGGGCAGCGCGCCCGCGGCGCCCTACCGCCTGCCGCCCAACTACCCGCCACAG ATACCGGCGATGGCCGGCTACGGGTCGCCGCTGCGTCAGAACGCGTCGGTGCCGCCCGCGTGGTGGTGGAGCTCCCCCCGCCGCCGCTCCTCCCCCGACTCCCGCGGCTCGCGCGACCGCGAGCGGGAGAGGAGACATCGCCAGAAGGGGGGCAGAG ATGACACAAGATATAAGGACAAACCTTCAAAGCCCAGTGCGGCCCGTTCGGAGCACAGGCACAGAAAAAGATAG
- the LOC128678479 gene encoding zinc finger CCCH domain-containing protein 13-like isoform X3, which yields MECQTSDSKKLYKVFDASKRKRSRKIKEGHDDSNSVVTDDTASGCQGNVCRSASAKTSLHDVPTAQTISMNKDSQKRDRDRDSSPAASPSPTDVHHKRSSTDTRRSEIRSTRSPRRNRRRDEMSLALKAGLISPATSVSPRPVTALDSLGHDEDSIIYAFLEDAIKKEKKKERQSRRHDDYRPGQRHTSVTHRHRHHHHHRRRCEEALSRDRDKSIKDLSPVPAFNQAALFETFAKLCAQFNEKSSAQYEKQTVQRSHSHKSLQCEVMSKHDYHDVDQRPTRLLNRTEEQSRENVGRIRSQDNFRGRPSHDRVAVHSRPDRAEKKEKCNYCPSYDKEIDYVSKLDLTSSRMRTTEDRYQDYQQNLPDINFPEQYKTRPPQEYRDFRDYEWERRNYEEKRYVDQRTSRSFDVREHRDCYPEEEKWRRTTRSDNPKDRRYDQRYRRYEDRDKYYEDRTDRDRYNMPQRDNRRSRRISDRFERNSVASREDDYRDRDRYSEKERDSGLSVADGENSTVSGKSNYLRVMKQEIVEQREAMDKMMKLWKELMRCFKGLSPQTQGQEKAVHENAANVRDSAAAQLRLWRECMRRYETVARDVGDTDARLMEEINKQRSEMAEMASMWQECLQRYREMSTDFNSLKQQLTPPEPTRLPAAPPVACAEGEGSAPAAPYRLPPNYPPQIPAMAGYGSPLRQNASVPPAWWWSSPRRRSSPDSRGSRDRERERRHRQKGGRDDTRYKDKPSKPSAARSEHRHRKR from the exons ATGGAATGTCAGACGAGCGATAgcaaaaaattgtacaaagtATTTGACGCGTCGAAGCGAAAGCGGAGTCGCAAGATAAAGGAAGGACACGATGATTCAAACTCTGTAGTCACCGACGATACTGCTAGC gGTTGCCAAGGGAATGTGTGTCGCAGTGCGTCGGCGAAGACTAGTCTGCATGATGTTCCCACGGCGCAGACTATAAGCATGAACAAAGATTCACAGAAAAG GGATAGGGACCGCGATAGCAGCCCTGCGGCGTCGCCGTCGCCCACAGACGTCCATCACAAGCGCTCCTCGACCGACACTCGGCGCTCCGAAATACGCTCCACCCGTTCCCCGAGGCGGAACCGCAG GAGAGATGAAATGTCACTGGCGTTAAAGGCTGGATTGATATCGCCCGCGACATCGGTTTCTCCGCGCCCG GTGACTGCTTTGGACTCATTAGGCCACGACGAAGATTCAATTATCTACGCGTTTTTGGAAGATGCCATCAaaaaggaaaagaaaaa GGAGCGGCAGTCTCGCCGCCACGACGACTACCGGCCGGGCCAGCGCCACACCTCGGTGACGCACCGCCACagacaccaccaccaccatcGCAGACGGTGTGAAGAGGCGTTATCCAGGGACAGGGACAA GTCAATAAAAGATTTGTCTCCAGTGCCGGCCTTCAACCAAGCCGCTCTATTTGAAACTTTTGCAAAGTTGTGCGCTCAGTTCAATGAAAAATCTTCAGCGCAGTATGAGAAACAGACGGTG cAACGTTCGCACAGCCACAAATCTCTACAGTGCGAGGTGATGTCCAAACACGACTACCATGATGTTGACCAGCGACCCACCAGACTGCTGAATCGGACCGAGGAGCAGTCCAGAGAGAATGTCGGCAGGATTAGAAGCCAGGACAATTTCCGCGGGCGTCCAAGCCACGATAGGGTTGCAGTCCACTCCCGACCCGACAGGGCAGAGAAAAAAGAGAAATGCAATTACTGCCCTTCATATGATAAGGAAATTGATTATGTCAGCAAACTAGATTTAACCAGTTCCAGAATGCGAACCACAGAAGACAGGTATCAGGATTATCAACAAAACCTGCCAGATATAAACTTCCCCGAGCAATACAAAACTCGGCCACCACAAGAGTACAGGGATTTTCGGGATTACGAATGGGAGCGCAGGAATTATGAGGAAAAACGGTATGTTGATCAGAGGACGAGTAGAAGCTTTGACGTCAGGGAGCACAGGGACTGTTACCCTGAAGAGGAGAAGTGGCGGAGGACGACCAGAAGCGACAACCCTAAAGACAGGCGTTATGATCAAAGGTATCGCAGATACGAAGACAGGGATAAGTACTATGAAGATAGGACTGATCGAGACAGGTACAACATGCCTCAGAGGGACAACAGGCGCTCCAGACGCATCTCGGACAGGTTCGAGAGGAACTCTGTAGCTTCGAGGGAAGACGACTACAGGGATAGAGATAGATATTCAGAGAAGGAGAGGGATTCTGGGCTGAGTGTGGCTGACGGTGAAAACAGCACTGTGAGTGGGAAGAGCAACTACCTCCGGGTAatgaaa CAGGAGATCGTGGAGCAGCGAGAGGCGATGGACAAGATGATGAAACTGTGGAAGGAGCTAATGCGGTGCTTCAAGGGGCTGTCGCCGCAGACGCAAGGACAGGAAAAAGCTGTTCAC GAAAACGCAGCCAACGTGAGGGACTCAGCGGCGGCGCAGTTACGGCTGTGGCGCGAGTGCATGCGGCGCTACGAGACCGTGGCGCGGGACGTCGGCGACACCGACGCCAGGCTCATG GAGGAGATCAACAAGCAGCGGTCTGAAATGGCGGAGATGGCCAGCATGTGGCAGGAGTGTCTCCAGCGGTACCGCGAGATGAGCACGGACTTCAACAGTCTCAAACAACAG TTGACGCCCCCCGAGCCCACTCGGTTGCCGGCGGCGCCGCCGGTCGCGTGCGCGGAGGGCGAGGGCAGCGCGCCCGCGGCGCCCTACCGCCTGCCGCCCAACTACCCGCCACAG ATACCGGCGATGGCCGGCTACGGGTCGCCGCTGCGTCAGAACGCGTCGGTGCCGCCCGCGTGGTGGTGGAGCTCCCCCCGCCGCCGCTCCTCCCCCGACTCCCGCGGCTCGCGCGACCGCGAGCGGGAGAGGAGACATCGCCAGAAGGGGGGCAGAG ATGACACAAGATATAAGGACAAACCTTCAAAGCCCAGTGCGGCCCGTTCGGAGCACAGGCACAGAAAAAGATAG
- the LOC128678479 gene encoding zinc finger CCCH domain-containing protein 13-like isoform X2, with the protein MECQTSDSKKLYKVFDASKRKRSRKIKEGHDDSNSVVTDDTASGCQGNVCRSASAKTSLHDVPTAQTISMNKDSQKRDRDRDSSPAASPSPTDVHHKRSSTDTRRSEIRSTRSPRRNRRQDMRDEMSLALKAGLISPATSVSPRPVTALDSLGHDEDSIIYAFLEDAIKKEKKKERQSRRHDDYRPGQRHTSVTHRHRHHHHHRRRCEEALSRDRDKSIKDLSPVPAFNQAALFETFAKLCAQFNEKSSAQYEKQTVQRSHSHKSLQCEVMSKHDYHDVDQRPTRLLNRTEEQSRENVGRIRSQDNFRGRPSHDRVAVHSRPDRAEKKEKCNYCPSYDKEIDYVSKLDLTSSRMRTTEDRYQDYQQNLPDINFPEQYKTRPPQEYRDFRDYEWERRNYEEKRYVDQRTSRSFDVREHRDCYPEEEKWRRTTRSDNPKDRRYDQRYRRYEDRDKYYEDRTDRDRYNMPQRDNRRSRRISDRFERNSVASREDDYRDRDRYSEKERDSGLSVADGENSTVSGKSNYLRVMKEIVEQREAMDKMMKLWKELMRCFKGLSPQTQGQEKAVHENAANVRDSAAAQLRLWRECMRRYETVARDVGDTDARLMEEINKQRSEMAEMASMWQECLQRYREMSTDFNSLKQQLTPPEPTRLPAAPPVACAEGEGSAPAAPYRLPPNYPPQIPAMAGYGSPLRQNASVPPAWWWSSPRRRSSPDSRGSRDRERERRHRQKGGRDDTRYKDKPSKPSAARSEHRHRKR; encoded by the exons ATGGAATGTCAGACGAGCGATAgcaaaaaattgtacaaagtATTTGACGCGTCGAAGCGAAAGCGGAGTCGCAAGATAAAGGAAGGACACGATGATTCAAACTCTGTAGTCACCGACGATACTGCTAGC gGTTGCCAAGGGAATGTGTGTCGCAGTGCGTCGGCGAAGACTAGTCTGCATGATGTTCCCACGGCGCAGACTATAAGCATGAACAAAGATTCACAGAAAAG GGATAGGGACCGCGATAGCAGCCCTGCGGCGTCGCCGTCGCCCACAGACGTCCATCACAAGCGCTCCTCGACCGACACTCGGCGCTCCGAAATACGCTCCACCCGTTCCCCGAGGCGGAACCGCAGGCAAGACAT GAGAGATGAAATGTCACTGGCGTTAAAGGCTGGATTGATATCGCCCGCGACATCGGTTTCTCCGCGCCCG GTGACTGCTTTGGACTCATTAGGCCACGACGAAGATTCAATTATCTACGCGTTTTTGGAAGATGCCATCAaaaaggaaaagaaaaa GGAGCGGCAGTCTCGCCGCCACGACGACTACCGGCCGGGCCAGCGCCACACCTCGGTGACGCACCGCCACagacaccaccaccaccatcGCAGACGGTGTGAAGAGGCGTTATCCAGGGACAGGGACAA GTCAATAAAAGATTTGTCTCCAGTGCCGGCCTTCAACCAAGCCGCTCTATTTGAAACTTTTGCAAAGTTGTGCGCTCAGTTCAATGAAAAATCTTCAGCGCAGTATGAGAAACAGACGGTG cAACGTTCGCACAGCCACAAATCTCTACAGTGCGAGGTGATGTCCAAACACGACTACCATGATGTTGACCAGCGACCCACCAGACTGCTGAATCGGACCGAGGAGCAGTCCAGAGAGAATGTCGGCAGGATTAGAAGCCAGGACAATTTCCGCGGGCGTCCAAGCCACGATAGGGTTGCAGTCCACTCCCGACCCGACAGGGCAGAGAAAAAAGAGAAATGCAATTACTGCCCTTCATATGATAAGGAAATTGATTATGTCAGCAAACTAGATTTAACCAGTTCCAGAATGCGAACCACAGAAGACAGGTATCAGGATTATCAACAAAACCTGCCAGATATAAACTTCCCCGAGCAATACAAAACTCGGCCACCACAAGAGTACAGGGATTTTCGGGATTACGAATGGGAGCGCAGGAATTATGAGGAAAAACGGTATGTTGATCAGAGGACGAGTAGAAGCTTTGACGTCAGGGAGCACAGGGACTGTTACCCTGAAGAGGAGAAGTGGCGGAGGACGACCAGAAGCGACAACCCTAAAGACAGGCGTTATGATCAAAGGTATCGCAGATACGAAGACAGGGATAAGTACTATGAAGATAGGACTGATCGAGACAGGTACAACATGCCTCAGAGGGACAACAGGCGCTCCAGACGCATCTCGGACAGGTTCGAGAGGAACTCTGTAGCTTCGAGGGAAGACGACTACAGGGATAGAGATAGATATTCAGAGAAGGAGAGGGATTCTGGGCTGAGTGTGGCTGACGGTGAAAACAGCACTGTGAGTGGGAAGAGCAACTACCTCCGGGTAatgaaa GAGATCGTGGAGCAGCGAGAGGCGATGGACAAGATGATGAAACTGTGGAAGGAGCTAATGCGGTGCTTCAAGGGGCTGTCGCCGCAGACGCAAGGACAGGAAAAAGCTGTTCAC GAAAACGCAGCCAACGTGAGGGACTCAGCGGCGGCGCAGTTACGGCTGTGGCGCGAGTGCATGCGGCGCTACGAGACCGTGGCGCGGGACGTCGGCGACACCGACGCCAGGCTCATG GAGGAGATCAACAAGCAGCGGTCTGAAATGGCGGAGATGGCCAGCATGTGGCAGGAGTGTCTCCAGCGGTACCGCGAGATGAGCACGGACTTCAACAGTCTCAAACAACAG TTGACGCCCCCCGAGCCCACTCGGTTGCCGGCGGCGCCGCCGGTCGCGTGCGCGGAGGGCGAGGGCAGCGCGCCCGCGGCGCCCTACCGCCTGCCGCCCAACTACCCGCCACAG ATACCGGCGATGGCCGGCTACGGGTCGCCGCTGCGTCAGAACGCGTCGGTGCCGCCCGCGTGGTGGTGGAGCTCCCCCCGCCGCCGCTCCTCCCCCGACTCCCGCGGCTCGCGCGACCGCGAGCGGGAGAGGAGACATCGCCAGAAGGGGGGCAGAG ATGACACAAGATATAAGGACAAACCTTCAAAGCCCAGTGCGGCCCGTTCGGAGCACAGGCACAGAAAAAGATAG
- the LOC128678479 gene encoding nuclear speckle splicing regulatory protein 1-like isoform X5, whose amino-acid sequence MSLALKAGLISPATSVSPRPVTALDSLGHDEDSIIYAFLEDAIKKEKKKERQSRRHDDYRPGQRHTSVTHRHRHHHHHRRRCEEALSRDRDKSIKDLSPVPAFNQAALFETFAKLCAQFNEKSSAQYEKQTVQRSHSHKSLQCEVMSKHDYHDVDQRPTRLLNRTEEQSRENVGRIRSQDNFRGRPSHDRVAVHSRPDRAEKKEKCNYCPSYDKEIDYVSKLDLTSSRMRTTEDRYQDYQQNLPDINFPEQYKTRPPQEYRDFRDYEWERRNYEEKRYVDQRTSRSFDVREHRDCYPEEEKWRRTTRSDNPKDRRYDQRYRRYEDRDKYYEDRTDRDRYNMPQRDNRRSRRISDRFERNSVASREDDYRDRDRYSEKERDSGLSVADGENSTVSGKSNYLRVMKQEIVEQREAMDKMMKLWKELMRCFKGLSPQTQGQEKAVHENAANVRDSAAAQLRLWRECMRRYETVARDVGDTDARLMEEINKQRSEMAEMASMWQECLQRYREMSTDFNSLKQQLTPPEPTRLPAAPPVACAEGEGSAPAAPYRLPPNYPPQIPAMAGYGSPLRQNASVPPAWWWSSPRRRSSPDSRGSRDRERERRHRQKGGRDDTRYKDKPSKPSAARSEHRHRKR is encoded by the exons ATGTCACTGGCGTTAAAGGCTGGATTGATATCGCCCGCGACATCGGTTTCTCCGCGCCCG GTGACTGCTTTGGACTCATTAGGCCACGACGAAGATTCAATTATCTACGCGTTTTTGGAAGATGCCATCAaaaaggaaaagaaaaa GGAGCGGCAGTCTCGCCGCCACGACGACTACCGGCCGGGCCAGCGCCACACCTCGGTGACGCACCGCCACagacaccaccaccaccatcGCAGACGGTGTGAAGAGGCGTTATCCAGGGACAGGGACAA GTCAATAAAAGATTTGTCTCCAGTGCCGGCCTTCAACCAAGCCGCTCTATTTGAAACTTTTGCAAAGTTGTGCGCTCAGTTCAATGAAAAATCTTCAGCGCAGTATGAGAAACAGACGGTG cAACGTTCGCACAGCCACAAATCTCTACAGTGCGAGGTGATGTCCAAACACGACTACCATGATGTTGACCAGCGACCCACCAGACTGCTGAATCGGACCGAGGAGCAGTCCAGAGAGAATGTCGGCAGGATTAGAAGCCAGGACAATTTCCGCGGGCGTCCAAGCCACGATAGGGTTGCAGTCCACTCCCGACCCGACAGGGCAGAGAAAAAAGAGAAATGCAATTACTGCCCTTCATATGATAAGGAAATTGATTATGTCAGCAAACTAGATTTAACCAGTTCCAGAATGCGAACCACAGAAGACAGGTATCAGGATTATCAACAAAACCTGCCAGATATAAACTTCCCCGAGCAATACAAAACTCGGCCACCACAAGAGTACAGGGATTTTCGGGATTACGAATGGGAGCGCAGGAATTATGAGGAAAAACGGTATGTTGATCAGAGGACGAGTAGAAGCTTTGACGTCAGGGAGCACAGGGACTGTTACCCTGAAGAGGAGAAGTGGCGGAGGACGACCAGAAGCGACAACCCTAAAGACAGGCGTTATGATCAAAGGTATCGCAGATACGAAGACAGGGATAAGTACTATGAAGATAGGACTGATCGAGACAGGTACAACATGCCTCAGAGGGACAACAGGCGCTCCAGACGCATCTCGGACAGGTTCGAGAGGAACTCTGTAGCTTCGAGGGAAGACGACTACAGGGATAGAGATAGATATTCAGAGAAGGAGAGGGATTCTGGGCTGAGTGTGGCTGACGGTGAAAACAGCACTGTGAGTGGGAAGAGCAACTACCTCCGGGTAatgaaa CAGGAGATCGTGGAGCAGCGAGAGGCGATGGACAAGATGATGAAACTGTGGAAGGAGCTAATGCGGTGCTTCAAGGGGCTGTCGCCGCAGACGCAAGGACAGGAAAAAGCTGTTCAC GAAAACGCAGCCAACGTGAGGGACTCAGCGGCGGCGCAGTTACGGCTGTGGCGCGAGTGCATGCGGCGCTACGAGACCGTGGCGCGGGACGTCGGCGACACCGACGCCAGGCTCATG GAGGAGATCAACAAGCAGCGGTCTGAAATGGCGGAGATGGCCAGCATGTGGCAGGAGTGTCTCCAGCGGTACCGCGAGATGAGCACGGACTTCAACAGTCTCAAACAACAG TTGACGCCCCCCGAGCCCACTCGGTTGCCGGCGGCGCCGCCGGTCGCGTGCGCGGAGGGCGAGGGCAGCGCGCCCGCGGCGCCCTACCGCCTGCCGCCCAACTACCCGCCACAG ATACCGGCGATGGCCGGCTACGGGTCGCCGCTGCGTCAGAACGCGTCGGTGCCGCCCGCGTGGTGGTGGAGCTCCCCCCGCCGCCGCTCCTCCCCCGACTCCCGCGGCTCGCGCGACCGCGAGCGGGAGAGGAGACATCGCCAGAAGGGGGGCAGAG ATGACACAAGATATAAGGACAAACCTTCAAAGCCCAGTGCGGCCCGTTCGGAGCACAGGCACAGAAAAAGATAG
- the LOC128678479 gene encoding zinc finger CCCH domain-containing protein 13-like isoform X1: MECQTSDSKKLYKVFDASKRKRSRKIKEGHDDSNSVVTDDTASGCQGNVCRSASAKTSLHDVPTAQTISMNKDSQKRDRDRDSSPAASPSPTDVHHKRSSTDTRRSEIRSTRSPRRNRRQDMRDEMSLALKAGLISPATSVSPRPVTALDSLGHDEDSIIYAFLEDAIKKEKKKERQSRRHDDYRPGQRHTSVTHRHRHHHHHRRRCEEALSRDRDKSIKDLSPVPAFNQAALFETFAKLCAQFNEKSSAQYEKQTVQRSHSHKSLQCEVMSKHDYHDVDQRPTRLLNRTEEQSRENVGRIRSQDNFRGRPSHDRVAVHSRPDRAEKKEKCNYCPSYDKEIDYVSKLDLTSSRMRTTEDRYQDYQQNLPDINFPEQYKTRPPQEYRDFRDYEWERRNYEEKRYVDQRTSRSFDVREHRDCYPEEEKWRRTTRSDNPKDRRYDQRYRRYEDRDKYYEDRTDRDRYNMPQRDNRRSRRISDRFERNSVASREDDYRDRDRYSEKERDSGLSVADGENSTVSGKSNYLRVMKQEIVEQREAMDKMMKLWKELMRCFKGLSPQTQGQEKAVHENAANVRDSAAAQLRLWRECMRRYETVARDVGDTDARLMEEINKQRSEMAEMASMWQECLQRYREMSTDFNSLKQQLTPPEPTRLPAAPPVACAEGEGSAPAAPYRLPPNYPPQIPAMAGYGSPLRQNASVPPAWWWSSPRRRSSPDSRGSRDRERERRHRQKGGRDDTRYKDKPSKPSAARSEHRHRKR; the protein is encoded by the exons ATGGAATGTCAGACGAGCGATAgcaaaaaattgtacaaagtATTTGACGCGTCGAAGCGAAAGCGGAGTCGCAAGATAAAGGAAGGACACGATGATTCAAACTCTGTAGTCACCGACGATACTGCTAGC gGTTGCCAAGGGAATGTGTGTCGCAGTGCGTCGGCGAAGACTAGTCTGCATGATGTTCCCACGGCGCAGACTATAAGCATGAACAAAGATTCACAGAAAAG GGATAGGGACCGCGATAGCAGCCCTGCGGCGTCGCCGTCGCCCACAGACGTCCATCACAAGCGCTCCTCGACCGACACTCGGCGCTCCGAAATACGCTCCACCCGTTCCCCGAGGCGGAACCGCAGGCAAGACAT GAGAGATGAAATGTCACTGGCGTTAAAGGCTGGATTGATATCGCCCGCGACATCGGTTTCTCCGCGCCCG GTGACTGCTTTGGACTCATTAGGCCACGACGAAGATTCAATTATCTACGCGTTTTTGGAAGATGCCATCAaaaaggaaaagaaaaa GGAGCGGCAGTCTCGCCGCCACGACGACTACCGGCCGGGCCAGCGCCACACCTCGGTGACGCACCGCCACagacaccaccaccaccatcGCAGACGGTGTGAAGAGGCGTTATCCAGGGACAGGGACAA GTCAATAAAAGATTTGTCTCCAGTGCCGGCCTTCAACCAAGCCGCTCTATTTGAAACTTTTGCAAAGTTGTGCGCTCAGTTCAATGAAAAATCTTCAGCGCAGTATGAGAAACAGACGGTG cAACGTTCGCACAGCCACAAATCTCTACAGTGCGAGGTGATGTCCAAACACGACTACCATGATGTTGACCAGCGACCCACCAGACTGCTGAATCGGACCGAGGAGCAGTCCAGAGAGAATGTCGGCAGGATTAGAAGCCAGGACAATTTCCGCGGGCGTCCAAGCCACGATAGGGTTGCAGTCCACTCCCGACCCGACAGGGCAGAGAAAAAAGAGAAATGCAATTACTGCCCTTCATATGATAAGGAAATTGATTATGTCAGCAAACTAGATTTAACCAGTTCCAGAATGCGAACCACAGAAGACAGGTATCAGGATTATCAACAAAACCTGCCAGATATAAACTTCCCCGAGCAATACAAAACTCGGCCACCACAAGAGTACAGGGATTTTCGGGATTACGAATGGGAGCGCAGGAATTATGAGGAAAAACGGTATGTTGATCAGAGGACGAGTAGAAGCTTTGACGTCAGGGAGCACAGGGACTGTTACCCTGAAGAGGAGAAGTGGCGGAGGACGACCAGAAGCGACAACCCTAAAGACAGGCGTTATGATCAAAGGTATCGCAGATACGAAGACAGGGATAAGTACTATGAAGATAGGACTGATCGAGACAGGTACAACATGCCTCAGAGGGACAACAGGCGCTCCAGACGCATCTCGGACAGGTTCGAGAGGAACTCTGTAGCTTCGAGGGAAGACGACTACAGGGATAGAGATAGATATTCAGAGAAGGAGAGGGATTCTGGGCTGAGTGTGGCTGACGGTGAAAACAGCACTGTGAGTGGGAAGAGCAACTACCTCCGGGTAatgaaa CAGGAGATCGTGGAGCAGCGAGAGGCGATGGACAAGATGATGAAACTGTGGAAGGAGCTAATGCGGTGCTTCAAGGGGCTGTCGCCGCAGACGCAAGGACAGGAAAAAGCTGTTCAC GAAAACGCAGCCAACGTGAGGGACTCAGCGGCGGCGCAGTTACGGCTGTGGCGCGAGTGCATGCGGCGCTACGAGACCGTGGCGCGGGACGTCGGCGACACCGACGCCAGGCTCATG GAGGAGATCAACAAGCAGCGGTCTGAAATGGCGGAGATGGCCAGCATGTGGCAGGAGTGTCTCCAGCGGTACCGCGAGATGAGCACGGACTTCAACAGTCTCAAACAACAG TTGACGCCCCCCGAGCCCACTCGGTTGCCGGCGGCGCCGCCGGTCGCGTGCGCGGAGGGCGAGGGCAGCGCGCCCGCGGCGCCCTACCGCCTGCCGCCCAACTACCCGCCACAG ATACCGGCGATGGCCGGCTACGGGTCGCCGCTGCGTCAGAACGCGTCGGTGCCGCCCGCGTGGTGGTGGAGCTCCCCCCGCCGCCGCTCCTCCCCCGACTCCCGCGGCTCGCGCGACCGCGAGCGGGAGAGGAGACATCGCCAGAAGGGGGGCAGAG ATGACACAAGATATAAGGACAAACCTTCAAAGCCCAGTGCGGCCCGTTCGGAGCACAGGCACAGAAAAAGATAG